A portion of the Granulosicoccus antarcticus IMCC3135 genome contains these proteins:
- a CDS encoding sarcosine oxidase subunit delta, translating to MQSFPCPFCGPRDEREFHFAGEADKIRPDTTQTISDAEWADYLFNLKNSRGPTREIWVHTPCQEYFVMERDTATMDVIGAHSLRKDIA from the coding sequence ATGCAAAGCTTCCCATGTCCTTTTTGTGGCCCTCGCGACGAGCGCGAATTCCACTTCGCGGGAGAGGCGGACAAGATTCGCCCGGACACAACTCAAACGATAAGTGATGCTGAATGGGCAGATTACCTGTTCAATCTCAAAAACTCCAGAGGACCGACTCGTGAAATCTGGGTCCATACACCTTGCCAGGAATACTTCGTCATGGAGCGCGATACTGCAACCATGGATGTCATTGGAGCGCACAGCCTCAGAAAGGACATTGCATGA